A genomic window from Punica granatum isolate Tunisia-2019 chromosome 2, ASM765513v2, whole genome shotgun sequence includes:
- the LOC116194107 gene encoding MATH domain and coiled-coil domain-containing protein At3g58270-like: protein MESRNPQPMKFTWRIQRFSRLTERKYYSDEFRAGGCKWRLLVFPKGNNADSVSIYLDVPDASTLPSGWRRAAQFSFIMVNQNQRSSSSRKETSHIFNADEVDWGFASFKPLTDLKNHRNGFLVNDTVIVEVEVDVRSVHPLVVVPEADRIPADVDPPVVTEMNRFESFFSKLEEFIITTENSAAREGSGSNSTKNDQMVDLISGSPSLEEVENAKQSLKECLSDLFKLNMKDRLSAALLTLSRAEVGLSSDQQKSIKAFWDSFDDFISDFLTFEQDNAEFELQKLARDQVFSSMKKKHEIHLSNRQLLESLSAEEEELKKRMEEVKLRKENLVSDWEILMTESEEAKSNYVAQEKKLEVVEEKKRIAEERMSRSTTAWSSLKAQFI from the exons ATGGAATCTCGGAACCCACAGCCGATGAAGTTCACATGGAGAATCCAGCGCTTCTCTCGGCTGACGGAAAGAAAGTACTACTCCGACGAGTTCAGGGCCGGCGGCTGTAAATG GCGGCTGCTGGTTTTCCCCAAAGGGAATAATGCGGACAGTGTCTCGATATACTTGGATGTTCCTGATGCTTCGACTTTGCCGTCCGGGTGGCGCAGGGCGGCCCAATTCAGCTTCATCATGGTGAATCAGAATCAACGGAGCTCTTCCTCGAGGAAGG aAACAAGCCACATCTTCAACGCCGATGAGGTTGACTGGGGCTTTGCGTCGTTCAAACCTCTCACTGACCTGAAGAACCATAGGAATGGTTTTTTGGTGAATGACACCGTGATTGTGGAAGTTGAGGTTGACGTGCGCTCTGTTCACCCACTGGTTGTCGTCCCTGAGGCTGATCGTATCCCTGCTGATGTGGACCCACCAGTCGTTACAGAGATGAACCGCTTCGAGTCTTTCTTCAGCAAGCTCGAGGAGTTCATCATTACAACTGAGAACTCAGCTGCCAGAGAAGGGTCGGGCTCGAATAGTACCAAGAATGATCAGATGGTTGATTTGATATCTGGGTCGCCGAGCTTGGAGGAAGTGGAGAACGCTAAgcagtccctgaaggagtgcCTCTCGGACCTCTTCAAGCTGAACATGAAGGATAGGCTCTCAGCAGCTTTGTTGACATTATCTCGTGCTGAAGTCGGGCTCTCGTCTGATCAGCAGAAATCGATCAAAGCCTTCTGGGACAGCTTTGATGATTTCATCTCTGACTTCTTGACCTTTGAGCAGGACAATGCCGAATTCGAGCTACAGAAGTTGGCAAGAGACCAGGTGTTCTCCTCCATGAAAAAGAAACACGAGATCCACCTTTCAAACAGGCAGCTGCTAGAGAGCCTCAGCGCAGAAGAGGAGGAGCTCAAGAAGAGAATGGAAGAAGTGAAGTTGAGGAAGGAGAACCTCGTTTCTGATTGGGAGATTTTGATGACCGAGTCTGAGGAAGCGAAATCCAATTATGTGGCTCAGGAGAAGAAGTTAGAGGTGgtagaggagaagaagaggatcgCCGAGGAAAGGATGTCTCGATCCACCACGGCTTGGTCTTCACTGAAGGCACAGTTTATCTGA